From Synoicihabitans lomoniglobus, the proteins below share one genomic window:
- a CDS encoding peptide ABC transporter substrate-binding protein yields MRKTSLLSLGLIAGLVALTSGCGNRETSVESGNRDQILHVGNLSEPTDLDPHIINSLQDFNIVLALFEGLTQYDPKDSHATPGVATHWEASDDVKTWVFHLRPDAKWSNGDPVTAFDFVYAYRRMLSPGLASEYAYMLFCLEGSEAFVSGKSTDFSTVGAKALDAHTLELKLSYPVPYLADLVAHASWYPVHQATIETYGAMDQRGSRWTRPGNLVGNGPFTLTEWKPNQVIRVTKSATYWDAAVVRLNEIRFYPIESTASEEAAFRSGQLHVTTGIPIDKIAVYKNDPELSKFLSQETQLATYFYRFNTQKPPLDDVRVRRALSLAIDREQIVNKVTLGGQLPARNLTPPQTAGYTAGDLLTGDVAEAQRLLAEAGFPGGEGFPRLEILFNTNDGHRRIAEAIQQMWRVNLGVDIGLYNQESKVQSDSMRNGDYEIARYAWIGDYLDASTFLELMLSDSGNNQTGWANADYDRLVNEARYVLDPAQRFTLYREAERILMAESPIAPIYFYVNSSLQVPELKGWYGNLIDIHPYKHVHLEAAP; encoded by the coding sequence ATGCGAAAGACCTCCCTTCTGTCCCTCGGCCTCATCGCGGGACTCGTCGCCCTGACTTCCGGCTGCGGCAATCGTGAAACATCCGTCGAATCCGGTAACCGCGATCAAATCCTCCACGTCGGCAATCTCTCCGAGCCGACCGACCTCGATCCGCACATCATCAACAGTCTGCAGGACTTTAACATCGTCCTCGCCCTGTTCGAGGGACTCACCCAATACGATCCCAAGGACAGCCACGCCACCCCCGGCGTCGCCACCCACTGGGAAGCCTCGGATGACGTTAAAACCTGGGTCTTTCATCTGCGTCCCGATGCGAAATGGTCCAACGGCGATCCCGTCACCGCGTTTGATTTTGTCTACGCCTACCGGCGCATGCTCTCGCCCGGACTCGCTTCCGAATATGCCTACATGCTCTTCTGCCTCGAGGGCTCCGAAGCCTTCGTGTCCGGCAAATCAACCGACTTTTCCACGGTCGGCGCCAAGGCGCTCGACGCCCACACCCTGGAGCTGAAACTCAGTTACCCGGTGCCCTATCTCGCGGATCTTGTCGCCCATGCTTCCTGGTATCCCGTGCACCAGGCGACCATCGAAACCTACGGCGCCATGGACCAGCGCGGCTCACGTTGGACCCGCCCCGGCAATCTCGTCGGTAACGGCCCGTTCACCCTCACCGAGTGGAAGCCCAACCAAGTCATCCGCGTCACCAAGTCCGCTACCTACTGGGATGCCGCCGTCGTGCGCCTCAACGAGATTCGGTTCTACCCCATCGAAAGCACGGCCAGCGAGGAAGCCGCCTTCCGTTCCGGTCAGCTGCACGTCACCACCGGCATTCCCATCGACAAGATCGCCGTCTACAAAAACGATCCCGAGCTGAGCAAATTCCTCTCCCAGGAGACCCAGCTCGCCACCTACTTCTACCGGTTCAATACCCAGAAACCACCCCTCGACGACGTGCGTGTGCGCCGCGCCCTTTCCCTCGCCATCGACCGCGAACAGATCGTCAACAAGGTGACCCTCGGCGGTCAACTTCCCGCCCGCAACCTTACCCCGCCCCAGACCGCCGGCTACACGGCCGGTGACCTGCTCACCGGTGATGTCGCCGAGGCCCAACGCTTGCTGGCCGAAGCCGGCTTCCCCGGCGGCGAAGGCTTCCCGCGACTCGAAATTCTGTTCAATACCAACGATGGCCACCGCCGCATCGCCGAGGCCATTCAGCAAATGTGGCGCGTGAACTTGGGCGTCGATATCGGCCTCTACAATCAGGAGTCCAAGGTCCAGTCCGACTCCATGCGCAACGGCGACTACGAGATCGCCCGCTACGCCTGGATTGGCGACTACCTCGACGCCTCGACCTTCCTTGAGCTCATGCTCTCCGACAGCGGCAACAACCAAACCGGTTGGGCCAACGCCGACTACGATCGACTCGTCAACGAAGCCCGCTACGTGCTCGACCCGGCGCAACGTTTCACGCTCTACCGCGAAGCCGAACGCATCCTCATGGCCGAGTCCCCGATCGCGCCGATTTACTTTTACGTAAACTCCTCACTGCAAGTGCCCGAGCTCAAGGGTTGGTATGGCAATTTGATCGACATCCACCCCTACAAGCACGTCCACCTCGAAGCGGCGCCGTAG
- a CDS encoding DNA glycosylase AlkZ-like family protein, with amino-acid sequence MPLPPPLTIDPATARRFALRATGLIQPHASLASALEHQGFIQIDPINVCGRMHEHIARVRVSGYEEGHLHQHLHGVPDDAPLDTTTRPAAERTAFEHFHPGRWVLAAFGVEAWPYLHAVMAQRARTPGQWMGQLTAPERTLARRILAEIGARGALASEHIDHDERSHNGWNTSRTVKVVMDKLFGQGRLLIARRQNGRRVYDLPERVLPAPVLSQRKPTAKAIDRWTAHLKLRQHRLVTLKRTELPLVSDLVQPVSVAGCPSLYCLRSDIPLLETAAEPPVEPRLLAPLDPLILDRTIAQKLWGFDYTWEVYTPAAKRKRGYYALPLLAGDRLIGDIDLKADRVAGRLRVVSRRCARGHRTAPAVRAVATFLGLK; translated from the coding sequence GTGCCCCTACCCCCTCCGCTCACGATCGACCCCGCGACCGCCCGCCGCTTCGCCCTGCGGGCCACCGGATTGATCCAGCCCCACGCTTCCCTCGCCTCCGCGCTCGAACATCAGGGCTTCATTCAGATTGATCCCATTAATGTCTGCGGTCGCATGCATGAGCACATCGCTCGCGTGCGCGTCTCCGGCTACGAGGAAGGCCATCTTCACCAGCACCTGCATGGGGTGCCGGACGACGCTCCCCTCGACACCACCACTCGGCCGGCGGCGGAACGCACCGCGTTCGAACATTTCCATCCCGGCCGCTGGGTCCTGGCCGCGTTTGGCGTCGAAGCCTGGCCTTACTTGCACGCGGTCATGGCCCAGCGCGCCCGCACGCCCGGTCAATGGATGGGTCAGCTCACCGCCCCCGAACGCACGCTGGCCCGCCGCATCCTCGCCGAGATCGGCGCCCGCGGCGCCCTCGCGTCCGAACACATCGACCACGACGAACGGTCTCACAACGGATGGAATACCTCCCGCACCGTAAAGGTGGTCATGGACAAGCTCTTCGGCCAGGGCCGACTCCTCATCGCCCGCCGTCAAAATGGTCGCCGCGTCTACGACCTGCCCGAACGCGTGTTGCCCGCCCCGGTTTTGAGCCAACGCAAACCCACGGCCAAGGCGATCGACCGTTGGACCGCTCACCTCAAACTGCGCCAACACCGCCTGGTGACCCTCAAACGCACCGAACTCCCGCTCGTGTCCGATCTGGTGCAACCGGTGAGCGTCGCAGGATGCCCCTCCCTCTACTGCTTGCGTAGCGACATCCCCCTGCTGGAGACCGCTGCCGAACCGCCGGTCGAGCCCCGCTTGCTGGCCCCGCTCGATCCACTCATTCTCGACCGCACCATCGCCCAAAAGTTGTGGGGATTCGACTACACGTGGGAAGTCTATACGCCGGCCGCCAAACGGAAACGCGGCTACTACGCCCTGCCGCTACTCGCCGGTGATCGCCTCATCGGCGACATCGACCTCAAGGCGGATCGCGTCGCCGGTCGCCTCCGCGTCGTCTCCCGCCGCTGCGCCCGCGGTCACCGCACCGCCCCCGCCGTCCGCGCCGTCGCCACCTTTCTCGGCTTGAAATAA
- the recQ gene encoding DNA helicase RecQ, with translation MPELLDTLRTTFGYDHFRPLQREIIEAHLASRDVFALLPTGGGKSMCFQLPALVRADRGLTVVVSPLIALMKDQVDQLQAAGVAATYLNSSLSSAEARSRMAGLHRGEFRLLYVAPERLMLDNWQQNLTGWNVAAIAIDEAHCVSEWGHDFRPEYRQLSELRDILPEVPFMALTATATERVREDIVSHLQLKEPAVFVASFNRPNLTYKVLPKNGPARQIMDFVKSRPDDSGIVYCASRAAAERCAEALAARGFAAKPYHAGLPAHERAENQEAFLRDDVRIICATIAFGMGINKPNVRWVIHYDLPKNIEGYYQETGRAGRDGLPGDCLLLFSAGDAAKQTHFIDEITDEHERSVARSQLRQIMHYAESAGCRRSELLGYFGESFTIDGCSGCDNCLEPRETYDGTIVAQKFLSCVYRVRRASQFGCGANHVIEVLTGADTDKIRRWGHDRVTTYGIGTELSRPQWAAVFRELLRLGFLMQTEGQYPTVELTQEGVDILRARTPITLTKPMITPKAARVRRKREGEIACDEILFDRLRQQRKRLADERGVPAYVIFGDATLRQMAREYPENPDAMHDIFGMGAKKHAEFAETFAGIIADYLRENSRMTFND, from the coding sequence TTGCCAGAACTTCTCGACACGCTCCGCACCACCTTTGGCTACGATCATTTTCGCCCGCTCCAGCGCGAGATCATCGAAGCGCATCTCGCGTCACGTGATGTCTTCGCCCTCCTGCCCACGGGGGGCGGCAAGTCGATGTGTTTCCAACTGCCGGCTTTGGTGCGCGCCGATCGGGGACTGACCGTGGTCGTGTCGCCGCTCATTGCTTTGATGAAGGACCAGGTGGATCAGTTGCAGGCCGCCGGCGTCGCCGCGACTTATCTCAACTCGTCGCTGTCTTCCGCCGAAGCTCGTTCGCGCATGGCGGGCTTGCACCGCGGCGAGTTTCGCCTGCTCTACGTCGCGCCGGAGCGACTCATGTTGGACAATTGGCAGCAGAACCTCACCGGCTGGAATGTCGCGGCCATCGCCATCGACGAGGCACACTGCGTTTCGGAATGGGGCCATGATTTTCGGCCGGAATACCGGCAGTTGTCCGAGCTGCGGGACATCCTGCCCGAAGTGCCGTTCATGGCCCTCACCGCCACCGCCACCGAGCGCGTGCGTGAAGACATCGTCTCGCATCTGCAGTTGAAAGAGCCAGCCGTGTTTGTGGCGTCGTTCAACCGGCCCAATCTCACCTACAAGGTGCTGCCGAAGAACGGACCCGCGCGACAGATCATGGACTTCGTCAAGTCGCGGCCCGACGACAGCGGCATCGTCTACTGCGCCTCCCGTGCCGCCGCCGAACGGTGTGCCGAAGCACTGGCTGCCCGCGGTTTCGCCGCGAAGCCCTACCACGCCGGTCTGCCGGCCCACGAACGCGCCGAGAACCAGGAGGCCTTCCTGCGCGACGATGTGCGCATCATCTGCGCCACCATCGCGTTTGGCATGGGCATCAACAAACCCAATGTCCGCTGGGTGATTCACTACGACCTGCCCAAGAACATCGAAGGCTACTATCAGGAAACCGGTCGGGCCGGCCGCGATGGTTTGCCCGGGGATTGCCTGTTGCTGTTCAGCGCCGGCGACGCCGCCAAACAAACGCATTTCATCGACGAAATCACCGACGAACACGAACGCAGCGTCGCCCGTTCCCAGTTGCGGCAGATCATGCACTACGCCGAATCCGCCGGTTGTCGCCGGTCGGAACTCCTCGGCTATTTCGGCGAGTCGTTCACGATCGACGGTTGCAGCGGCTGCGACAACTGCCTCGAACCGCGTGAGACCTACGACGGCACCATCGTCGCCCAGAAATTTCTATCGTGCGTCTACCGCGTGCGTCGCGCCTCCCAATTCGGCTGCGGCGCCAACCACGTCATCGAAGTGCTCACCGGCGCCGACACCGACAAAATCCGCCGCTGGGGCCACGATCGCGTGACCACCTACGGCATCGGCACCGAACTTTCCCGCCCCCAGTGGGCGGCCGTCTTCCGTGAACTGTTGCGGCTCGGCTTTCTCATGCAAACCGAGGGCCAGTATCCCACGGTCGAGCTCACGCAGGAGGGCGTCGACATTCTGCGTGCCCGCACGCCGATCACCTTGACCAAGCCCATGATCACGCCCAAGGCCGCCCGGGTGCGCCGCAAGCGCGAGGGCGAGATTGCGTGCGACGAGATTCTCTTCGACCGGCTGCGCCAGCAACGCAAACGCCTCGCCGACGAACGCGGCGTGCCGGCTTACGTCATCTTCGGCGATGCCACTCTGCGCCAGATGGCTCGCGAGTATCCGGAAAACCCCGACGCCATGCACGATATCTTCGGCATGGGGGCGAAAAAACACGCCGAGTTCGCCGAAACCTTTGCCGGGATCATCGCTGATTATCTCCGCGAAAATTCGCGCATGACTTTCAACGACTGA
- a CDS encoding DUF2062 domain-containing protein: MDQSEHPENRQRRFARIRRAKWMLRYLPRRARFHRYPLIGRFADAARKMPYLWSFRKEDVRPALYAGAIVAVLPIMGVQVPVAFGLALLLRCNVMLLIGLQFITNPFTAAFIYFGTYQLGHWIIGASGFGASGEFVPVDGGTPLEHTGAAGMEPVDLAWTQTLGTTVNSLVLGGIIAGALLGLILDILWRNGVAQAVAHKAKVEERKRRSGSTPPVPPTK, translated from the coding sequence GTGGACCAATCCGAACACCCCGAAAACCGCCAACGTCGCTTTGCACGCATTCGTCGCGCTAAGTGGATGCTCCGGTATTTGCCGCGCCGGGCCCGTTTTCATCGTTACCCGCTCATCGGACGTTTCGCCGATGCGGCGCGCAAAATGCCCTATTTGTGGTCGTTTCGCAAAGAGGACGTGCGACCGGCACTGTATGCCGGCGCGATCGTCGCAGTGTTGCCCATCATGGGCGTGCAGGTGCCGGTCGCGTTTGGGTTGGCCCTGCTGCTGCGCTGCAACGTGATGCTGCTGATCGGCCTGCAGTTCATCACCAATCCGTTTACCGCCGCGTTCATTTACTTTGGCACCTACCAGCTCGGGCATTGGATCATCGGAGCCTCGGGCTTCGGCGCGAGCGGAGAGTTTGTGCCCGTCGACGGCGGCACTCCGCTCGAACACACCGGTGCGGCCGGCATGGAGCCCGTGGATCTGGCGTGGACTCAAACGCTCGGAACCACGGTCAACTCCCTCGTCCTGGGCGGCATCATCGCCGGTGCATTGCTCGGGTTGATTCTCGACATCCTGTGGCGCAACGGCGTCGCCCAAGCCGTCGCCCACAAAGCCAAAGTCGAGGAACGCAAACGTCGTTCCGGCTCGACCCCTCCGGTGCCGCCGACAAAGTGA